The region TTCTCAAACGTGCTGATATGATAGACTGCAAGCCTCTTGCTACTCCTCTGTCTGTTTTAGCATCCTCCTCTGTTAGTACAGACTTGTATGATGATCCTACTCGGTATAGGAGTCTGGTTGGTGCGTTGCAATACTTGACCGTCACGAGGCCTGACTTATCCTTTGTAGTTAATCTTCTTTGccagcacatgcatgctcccACTACCACACACTGGGAACACTTGAAACGTGTGTTACGGTACGTCAATGACACTCTTTCTATGGGCCTGCGACTGCGAAAATCTACTTCAACTGAGATGCATGCgttttctgattctgactgggctggctgTCCTGAGGACAGGAAGTCCACTAGTGGTTATGCTGTATTCCTTGGTACCAATCTCGTGTCCTGGGTATGCAAGAAACAGAGAACAGTTGCTAGGTCCTCTATTGAGGCTGAGGCTGAGTATAAAGCTCTAGCTGATGTCTGTGCTGAGGTGGTCTGGATTCTCTCCCTGCTGCGTGAGATAGGTGCACCCAGTATTCCGGTTCCCAAGCTTTGGTGTGACAACCTTGGTGCTACCTAAATGTGTGCCAATTCAGTCTTCCATGTATCTCTACAAAGGATCAGCTAGCTAACATCTT is a window of Ipomoea triloba cultivar NCNSP0323 chromosome 11, ASM357664v1 DNA encoding:
- the LOC115996033 gene encoding uncharacterized protein LOC115996033, giving the protein MNVIGRKWVFRTKRKADGSIERHKARLVAKGFNQVASRLLLSLALSSGWSVRQLDAHNAFLNGKLSETVYMRQLPGSESLYGLKQAPRAWFNHALLSKLSCAFKIRDLGEPDFFLGIETIKCTDGLMLSQRRYMTNILKRADMIDCKPLATPLSVLASSSVSTDLYDDPTRYRSLVGALQYLTVTRPDLSFVVNLLCQHMHAPTTTHWEHLKRVLRYVNDTLSMGLRLRKSTSTEMHAFSDSDWAGCPEDRKSTSGYAVFLGTNLVSWVCKKQRTVARSSIEAEAEYKALADVCAEVVWILSLLREIGAPSIPVPKLWCDNLGAT